DNA sequence from the Liolophura sinensis isolate JHLJ2023 chromosome 1, CUHK_Ljap_v2, whole genome shotgun sequence genome:
CATTACATATCCAGTATTACTGCTACACAAGTAAATGCTAAAGTTTTAGCACATAGTATACGCCGATAACTGacacagatattagtagtgttgaaagtagaatattacatttcttttccagCCCTACGGGGAAAAGTAAAGGTATGAGtatgttcattagatggtctaaccctGTGAGAGAAGAGAAACCCAATATTCTTGcttgaattacatatatattggctaaaacaAGCAGACCAtgtgtcccaaattttaaaagaattagggtaaaggCCTATGCAGAATGTTTCCGGAATGGTCCAGGATCAGGATATCCACCTCCTGTCGCTCTTCATGTTTTCGTTATTTACTACGCGTGGTTGTAGCGAACTTACACTTGTTATTGGCTGAGAGAATAAACGCTTTAGGCTGTGCCTACTCTgtcatgtgttaaataaaacatatgtattaaatgataaattatgtCAGCCTGCGTGTCATATAGCTGtttacaacatttaaaaaatttgaCAAAGAACAAGGTCATACagttcattttgaaaacaacataaTAAACACCAATTACTCTTAATACCCCTCcaacaagttgttgttgtttttagaaATCATTTCAGAAAGAATAACACGTGTGGTCTTTTATACTTTTGAGTAGAattcaaaagacaaaatatttctttccaaCGCTTTGGCTAAATTTTTTTCATGGTAACTCGATGCCACTAGCGGATCATTATTACCGGTATATACCACCTTTCTGATATACAAATGATGAACGAGCCCTCATTAATGCTGGgtccagttatttatttatttgattgctcttGAATTTTCCGATTATACACCGACCGTCATGTTTATGTGTGGTGAAAAAACAGAGTGCCCGAGTAGCCATGCACCGAAcctggccaggtacatgtacctgacataccTGATTTACAAGTGCAGAGTAACTTCTCTGAAATACGCCTGGACTTACACATTCTCTGTATCTGCTTAAATTTCGCTACCAGAGCCAAGCTGATATTATCTACTTCGTAATACAATAGAAATAGGTCATTCCCAGCACCAACAAGCGACATTGCATGTGATCAAATTCCaaccacattttgttttgcagggcCTTTTCCCGGGGAATAACGTGTCCTATTCTGCAGGTATGTGTGCACCATTccactttcagttttgttattgACACGATATGTGATGACGCATTTTAATGAGTATTCTAGGCTTCTTCCAAATTCatgacattttaaatgtataacGGTAAAGAACCCAGGCTCTAGAGTTCGTTCCTTACCGTTCCATTGTCTTGGGGCAACCTGAAAATCAGCcactaaatttaaattaattccCAAAGACGTTTCCAGGGGTGTTCTAAACATGTAAATCAAATTATTGTACATATCCACTCATTTGGTGTCGCCATTTCACCGCGTTAGAGACACGTCACAAATTTTAGGTAATAAACAATGTCGCGCTGTTACAGTGAACATGATCGGGCATGGCAATTTGAtagaacaaaaatacaaacaaaaacacaaacgcCAGATGTCCCACTCAAGAGTTTCAGCTCCGTTTTCTAACAGCCAAACTTTCTTTGAGCTTGTCAGTTTGTCAGGGCGAACGTCTTCGTCTCCGGAGTCAGTATTACTTTACATTAGACATTAGGGAATTTGCCGAACGGAATAAGTTCTTGTCATTTGGAAACGTCTTTCCTGTCGATGTTGGGGGAACATTTCCTTTAAAACTAAGGCTTCGAAGAGCAAACAGTTATACAGTGAAATCTTCTGTTTCGCAGGCATTGGCGAGGCGGATTTGTTGCCAGCTGCAGAACTTGCCCTGACAAATTACCCACCCAACATGTAGGCATTGTGACACAGTTAGTCGCTCTCAGTTCGGCATAAATGTATGACTGTCCAGTTGAACCAATATGCCTcggtttaacatttaaactaaCCTCCAAATCCAAATTTTTTTGACATCGATGTCTGTAAATTTTTGAAGAGGAATCATGAGCTGAGCAGTGTTTAGACGCCATAGCCAAAATATTACAACATAGTCCAAAAGaacttctacaacatggctacgtGGAGAGATTTGTCTGTCAGTTCTATATCCCCAATGTTGATTTCCATCTTCGcgactttcaaaactttcaaatttttaaaaatatttttttggctTACTTCTTTTTTGTAGGTATACATATTGGCAAACTTTGTGTTCACTGTAAGCATTAatgaaacacaacaacaacaataattcaAACCATGTTGCGCGCACTAAAAGTCGGTCTCAGTCAGAAACATGACCAAATATTCTATACACCTTATAATCTGCTTCTGTTGGTAGACATCAAGTCATGCCCGTCAGAGTTCTACATGCACCGCCCCACTTTTGCCTGTTACCGGATTATGAAGGAAGTAAAGTCGTGGTACGAGGCCCGAGAGGAATGCCACACCCAGGGGGCTGACCTGATCTGGTACGAGAACCCGGTCGAGTATAGACACGTGGTCATCAAACTCCTCACCTCTCTCACAGAGTCGAAAGGTAAGCAAACATGTATCACACCAAGGCGACTGGACTGATCTGGTTTTAGAGCCCAGTCTGGTATACAGACACGTAGTCATCAAACTTCCTACCTCTCTCGTTGAGTGGAAAAGTAAGCAAACATGTGTCACACCAAGGCTGCTGGACTGATCTGATACGAGCACCCAGTCTGGTATACTGACTGACACGTGGTCATCAAACTCCTCACCTCTCTCACTGAGTCGAAAGGTAAGCAAACATGTGCCACACCCAGGCGGCTGGACTGATCTGGTATGAGAACCTTGTCTGGTATGCAGACACGCATTCATCAAAttcctcaggtacatgtagtggtcATCAAACTCCTCACCTCTCTGACTGAGTCGAAAGGTAAGCAAACATGTGCCACACCCAGGCGGCTGGACTGATCTGGCTTGAGGGCCCAGTCTGGTATACAGACACGTATTCATCAAActcctcaggtacatgtagtggtcATCAAACTCCTCACCTCTCTCACTGAGTCGAAAGGTAAACAAACATGTGCCACACCCAGGCGGCTGGACTGATCTGGCTTGAGGGCCCAGTTTGGTATACAGACACGCATTCATCAAATTCCTCAGGTACACGTAGTGTTCATCACATTCCTCACCTCTCTCACTGAGTCGAAAGGTAAGCAAACTTGTGCCACACCCAGGCGGCTGGACGGATCTGGTACGAGAACCCGGTCGAGTATAGACACGTGGTCATCAAACTCCTCACCTCTCTCACTGAGTCAAAAGGTAAGCAAACATGTGCCACACCCAGGCGGCTGGACTGATCTGGTATGAGAACCCAGTCTGGTATACAGACACGTGGTCATCAAACTCCTCACCTCTCCCACTGAACTGAGTTGAAAGGTACCGGTAAGCCAATATGTGTCACACACAGAAAGTTGGTCTGTTCCCATCCACATAAAATCCTGTCCAGACGAGTTATTCAACCGATTGAGCTATAGGAGACATGCTAGTAAGAAGGTGGCCGTTTTTACATGGGTGCAGAGTATCAATAATTACCTTACTAGGGGTTTACTTTCGTGCTGTACGTTTATTTCCTCATGGCAGAATATGTATTGTATTTCTCTTTTAGTGATGTGGCTTTGAAAACCATAGCCTCCCATCTACATGGATACAGTTCTGTGGTAACACAGATGTGATTTACTTCACTACATAGATCACTAAGCACTAAGGCGTCGTTTAGGCAGCCGCCGATCGGCCCTTCACAAAGGATGTCGCAAGCTCGAATGTCGCATGCTCGAATTCAGCTTTGCTGAAAACCAAAATCtggttaaaccaccaaccttactGAGCCGTATAAGTTAGATGTTTATGAATATACAGTGATTTacctttgatttcattttaactaGATTGATTTAATTGGTTCTTAGGGATAACGTCTCTTGAAGTACTTCACTTCATGACTCAACCGCTATTGTTCGGTACTTTGGCTATCAACACAGCGCGCTGTATGCTCCTTTACTCCTGGTAACCTCATTTCATCCACTTACCACTTCATAGTATACGCATCTTGAACAAATTCTTTCTGGTACGATAATTCCAAGAAAACACTATTTGCTGGTTCAGTCGCCCAACACCGTTATCACGTGGACGGCAATACAGCATTAGCAACCTGCACAGCATTTCGTCAAAAACAAATCACGTTTGTTGTTCTCTTTTAACATCTTTCAGATTACAACAACGCAGGCTACTGGTCAGGGGCGAATGACATTACTGGAGATGAGCAGCTTCTTCAGTAATTCCCAGTCCTCCTCCACCTTCTACCGTTACGGCCGTCAGTCGTCTAGCTCGACCGAGAACGCCCAGAAGCATTGTGTGTTCATGAAGTATCAGCGCTCGACGATGAAAATGACACAGGAGCTGAGTGAATGTGACGGCGGAAGGCTGTATATTTGCAAGTGTAAGACAAAAGGCAGGGGGCAGTGTGTCCCGCCTTCAACATTAGACTAAAGTTCTGCTTTGACTTAGAGAGGTACAAGACTACAAGCCTTCGTACATGTTTTCGTCCGAAAAGCCGACACGATGTGGAGTCAATTTCTCCTTTCTCTAAAATGACATGATATTATACTGGCCGAGTACCTGTGTGTCGAAGGGCCTTGTCTTCAGGGTGACTAGAGCCCTAACTTTCTAAAATTCAAAGAAACTCAATTTTTCGTGTTCCTTATATTAACCAGCTCTACATATTTTTACCATTCTTTTTCATTATACATCATACCTAATGAAACTATGAAATAAAgcattatatttgaaaaaaaagaagctcATACCTGATTAAACCAATGAAGTATTATACATGCGGTTGACAAATTAAAGGAATATACCTGATCAAATCAAAAAAGTATTATACATGCGGTTGACGAATTAAAGGAATATACCTGATTAAATCAAAAAAGTATTATACATACTGTTGACAAATTAAAGGAATATACCTGATTAAATCAATGAAGTATTATACATGCGGTTGAGAAATTAAAGGAATGTATCTGAACAAATCAATAAAGTGTTATACATGCGGTTGACAAATTAAAGGGATATACCTGATCAAATCAAAAAAGAAGAATTATACATGCGGTTGAAATATACCTGATCAAAGGAAACATTCTATATATATCAACAAATGCATAAACTGCGTATTGCCTTATTTACAGATATGATCTGTAATAACTTATTTGTTGATAGCAACACGCCAGCATCGATAGCTGAAAGGTACAGTAGCTTGCCTCTTCATTTTGTTGACCATACAGGATCTTAGTAAAGACCAAaggaaaatggtacttgttgctgtctcgcttgaggctcagcactgagaggtaagagaaaggaaacattcggtgtcagtataatgagcctgggtgggctgtcatgtctggtatctctAGTGgcagcagcattttggcggcatgaactcgccacaagaagacacattatatgtacacgcacctaacGACACaacgtcgtcacatgactgtaAAACTATCAAGTACGACGTGaagcccaagcatacatacatattaatacattttgttgaaataagaAATCTACTTATTTCAAAAACCATAGGTTCGAAAACACATCTACTTTCATTATTGTACCTTTTTGTTAAAGGTGAGTTTAAAGGGAATGCAATGTCTTATTAATTAAACTAGCTGGTTGTGCTGTAACATCGTGGTCTTCATTTAACTTCTGAAGCAAAACTAGATTCCTAGATTATAAACACAATTTATAAATTGCTGAAACACTGAGATTTTGCTTATAACATgacatgtatagatatagaaTTCCGCTTCAAGTA
Encoded proteins:
- the LOC135482376 gene encoding uncharacterized protein LOC135482376, with product MALRTLLLCGVVVLAFTNPVSSGLSLSSLSNRVDRLEALSADGLFPGNNVSYSADIKSCPSEFYMHRPTFACYRIMKEVKSWYEAREECHTQGADLIWYENPVEYRHVVIKLLTSLTESKDYNNAGYWSGANDITGDEQLLQ